The DNA region TGTAACCATTTGGAAAAAGCAATCTCCATAAGATGATAGTCTGACCAATTGCATAGAACTGGTCACTCGTGGCCAAATACACTACCTACCTGACAATTTGCGCCTTCACCTTTCTAGCTAACGTCAACTCGAGCAACTTCACCGTCGCTACTAAAGCCATTATCCAAGAATTCCATGTCACACAAACACAAGCAGGCGAGCTTGTCTGCTTCaatgtcttcctcttcggttTGGGTAACATCGTCTGGGTTCCTCTAATGCGCGTCGTCGGCAAACGCCCTGTCTATCTCCTAGCTATGATAATCCTCTGCATGATGAACGTCTGGTCCAGTCAGGCGGCAAGTTATCGCGAACTGCTCGCTTCGCGGATTCTATCTGGTTTCGCTGCTGCCGCAGCTGATGCCACCGTGCCTGCTGTGGTTGGCGATATGGTAGCTCCCCAGGAGCGCGGGCATTATCTgatggttttccatctggccATGACAGGTGGGCTATTTGTTGGCCCATTGATCAACGCGTATTTAGTTCAGGAGCAGGATTGGAGATGGATGTGTTACTTCTTGGCTATCGCTGTTGGAGTTGTGTTCGTTTTCGCGGTCTTTACGATCCGTGAGACGTCTTATCTTCAGGAGGATGGTGTTGGGACCGAGGAAAAACGGACACAGCGGCAGTGGATGTCCCTATCTATTGGATACGACCGACAGGCCACGTTTGTTCGGACTTTGATGGATATCTTGACCAATGCTGCATATCCTCCGTTGATTTGGTGTGCTTTCACCATTGGAATTTCTGTGGGATGGTAGGTACACTGCGTCTATTCCGCGATAGTGGCTTACTGACACCAATAGGAACATTGTTGTGCAGCTAACCGCGTCGCAAACCTTCACTGCACCGCCCTATGACTGGCCCGCAGGGAGCATGGGTCTCCTCTCCCTGTCCGGATTTATTGGATCCGTTCTAGCCTTCTACGTCGGAGGCCGACTGATCGACATCATTTCGACCCGGCTAACGCATCATCGCGGAGGTCAACGAATCCCTGAGTACCGACTTCCAGCCATTGCGATCCCAGGCACGATCGGACCAGCGGGTATCCTGATCTTCGGCCTGTGCATCGCCAACCGGACACACTGGATCGGGGCAGCGTTTGGATATGCTATGCAAGCATTTGGTGTGGCAGCTATTTCGAACGTGGCTGTAACTTACTCGCTAGACTGCTATAAACCGGTATGTCTACACTTTGTCACCAGCATATCAGTACAAAACTCTAACGAGACCAGGTCGCTGGCGAAGCCCTAGTaatcatcttcgtcatccgCAATACGATCGGGATGCTACTATCATTGTACGCATCGGATTGGATCACTCGACAGGGTGCGGCGGCGGTGTTTGGAGAGATGACGGCGATCCAGGTTGCGAGTATCTTACTAGCCATTCCGTTGTTCTTCTGGGGACGACGGCTGCATCGTACTACTTTAAGATATGGGCCTATGAAGCGGTTTCAGGACGGACAGTAGTCTAGTATAATGGGAGATATAGCATAATATAGTTCATCCTAACATAATAAGCAACTGCTGTATGGAGTaacaaaaagaaacgatGTGGAGCTGTGGGGTTGAGCTCGGAGACTTTGTTTTGGCTTTATCTTAAGCTGCGCAATGGTGATATCAGAGTCGTTCAACCGACGAAGGGCATCCTTACAAATCAAGGCATTGGCTCCAAGTTACGCTATTTAAGGGCTCGATCCAAATACTGGAAGGATACTATACCAATTCTTGACTATCATCGTTTCAATATCCCCCAAAATGCCTAAAGCCTTTACCCCCATCAGAGTTGGTGCAATGGACCTTGCCCAACGTATTGCTATGGCACCCATGACCCGATTTCGGGCCGATGATGCTCACGTTCCCCTTCCCATAATGAAGGATTATTATCAGCAGCGTGCTGTAGTGTCTAGGAGTTTGATCATCACCGAAGCCACTTTCATTTCTCCCCGGGCCGGCGGTTACGACAATATCCCCGGAATCTACAATGACGAACAGATCGCGATGTGGCGAAAGGTGACCGACGCCGTCCACGCCAAAAATTCATACATTGTCCTCCAGCTATGGGCCTTGGGCCGCGCTGCAGATCCCTCTGTCCTGGGACGTGACCAGCTCCCAGTTGTCTCAAGCAGTGCAACTCCGATGATGCCCGAGAAACCGGCGCCGCGAGCTCTGAACGAGTCTGAGATCCACGAATTCATCCAGGACTACGCGCAGGCTGCCAAGAATGCTGTCAAGGCCGGTTTTGATACCGTAGAAATCCACGGGGCAAACGGCTACTTGATCGATCAGTTCACTCAGGACACATGCAACACCCGCAACGACAAATGGGGCGGAAGTGTCGAGAACCGCTCCCGCTTTACCCTCGAAGTGACAAAAGCAGTTGTTGACGCTATCGGCGCTGAGCGAACGGGAATCCGACTCAGTCCGTGGAGTTCTTTCCAGGGGATGCGCATGAAAGACGTGGTTCCGCAATTCACCCATCTCGCCAAGGAACTGGCCAAGTTCAAGCTTGCCTATGTGCATCTGGTTGAATCCCGCATCTCTGGGCCCGGAGATATGCCCCAGTCCGCCGATAAGCTTGATTTCTTCCTGCAGGCTTATGGGAACGCTAGCCCGGTGATTGTAGCGGGTGGTTATACGGCGAACAAGATTGATGAGGCGCTCGAGAAGACATACAGTGATTATGATGTTATTGTTGGTATTGGCCGGTATTTCACTTCGAATCCGGATCTGATCTATCGGATCAGACAGGGCATTCCTTTACGGCCGTATGAGCGCGAACACTTTTATACACCGAAGGATCCTTGTGGTTATATTGATTATGATTTCTCTCGTGAATGGGAATGCTGCGAGGCGGATGAAGGGGGTTGTCAGCCGTGAGCTGTGGATATGTATATAATTAGACCGTATCTTAGATACAGCATGGGATGTTCGAAAGTCGATCAACTCTACTTCTTTTAGGCATTGGTCAATCTATAAAGGTGTGAATGCTTTGTTTGCACCTGCTGGGTTGTTGCCAAGCTAGCCCCCTCAGCAGCCTGTAATTATCGCGCTGCTCTTTGTAGACCGTCACAAACACCTTTCCCTTTGCTGCATCAACATTTCCCTCAAATCTACCATCATGCCATCAAGCAAGCCGGTATACTACTATAAAAATAAGAAGGGTAAAATTGAAACCATATCCGATACCGCAAATACCGATGAACGGGCGCGCCGGCGCAACCAGTTGGCAGACATCAAAACGTTTCTTGACCAGTTGAACCATTACCTTCTCACACCCGAGGACCTGATGGGATGTCAACGACATGAACGAATGTCTCTAGAAGAGGACCCAAAGCCTCTCTACTTTACACCTTACGAAGGCCCTATCGAGGAGACTGAGAACGATGTCCTGCTTGGCTACTATGCAAAATGCGAACCAGATGACGGTCATTACACACGTGCATATTGTTTGGTATGGTATGATTGGCTCAACTCCAGCAATTTGCCAGACAGAGAACATTTCCTTCCAGGTGCACGCCATCGAGAGTTAGTTCTTCCCTCCTTGATCTAATCCTCGCTGGGCACCCTTTCTCATATCCTTTTTAGTTTTGGAGATTTTGGATTTGGTTTGCTTTTGCATATATCACCCTTTTCATCGAAGCCGCACTGGTAGGTGGAAGCAGCACGGCGTACACGCGAGCGAAGCTTCCCTCATATGAAGGTTTGGTTGGCCAATGGGGTATGCCCAGGGGATCAACATTCTACGCCAGAACTTGAAGTTATCTATGATGTGATGCACAGGTGTCTTGGAACAATGCATGTTTGCAACCATATGGTCGCTCCAGTAAGTATCTTCTTCAAAGAGAGCTACAAGAGAGAGAACAACAGATGACTGtttttgtctttcttttATTTCAGCTCCTCTTATTTTCCGTGACGTCGATGAATCATGTCCGAATCCTAGAAACATCTCATGACAGTAACGAACTTGTGGTACGCAGCAACCAGATGACCTTGAACACCGAAATCTGGATACTTTGCTTCTTCTATCACGCTGATGGCTGGGAATTTCGAACAAAGAGAAGGACACAGATGGATATTTTCCGACAGAAGACGTCTTGGATGTAGTTCGCGAGCAAAATCGGAAGGCTAAGTCGAGGACAAAGTCGAAGCCGAAGTTCAACTCCAGGCCAGAGTCCAAGCCAGACTCTAAGATAGAGTTCAAGGTCGAACTAAGAGCACAGATCGAGGCTGAACTCAAAACCGAATTTAGGCCCGGACCCGAGTTAGAGCATAAGGTAACAATTCAAAGTCTGAGTGCTAACCAGAATCCAAGTTAAAGTCGACTTGAATGACGATCTTCAATGATCTTTGCTGATTTAGGCGGCGGGTATTTTAGGGTAGTAATGGCGTGTTAAGAAGCGCCGCTGACTTGAGCATCTAAAAAGGTTCAACTCAAACGCATGCACATTGAGTTATAATCTAAAAGTTGCGCCCTCGTCTACTTTCCTTACTTTCGATACTCGATTTAACGATGTAACGGTTAGCAGGCGGCTGTTTTAGGAGTCCTGCTAACCAACTCCCATCTTGGCATCAGGTGAGCGTATTCCCACGGCCACGGGCTTCCTACAGACTGTTCGTGATTTCCTCAAATTATATTAAATCATCATCCCCTAAAGCTCCGGAAGAGCAGAAAGTAGTGCGCGTTTCTATCACCATAAATAAGGGTTGAATAAGCATCATCCCAATCTGGCTAGCCCGATTTTCAATCACGTGTGATTCTCAATGTTCAATTCAGTATCCATGGTCTATTCCACTAATAACTTGATAGACTTCTCTGAGCCTAGGCTATGGCATGCtgtattcatcaatgattattctgaattgcggctgtataaccatcagTAAGCTCTTAttatgtctgtgcatctacatACTTGAGGATCAGCAGGGATAATATGGCTATTGCACTGTTTACATGCATGTCTTTCATTGACGAATCATTGTGATATCTTTGTTAGCTGTAGCCGACTTCTCGATTATTAAGCAATCGAACCAGACACAACCAATTGGGGAAAACAGTCCTTTGCAAGCATGACACTTGTGTCGGGATCACGGTTGACTGACCCACAAAACGCTGCTCTCGGCCCAATCTGGCGAGTCAAATATCCCAGTCGCTTTGAAAGGGATGCGCTTTGTTGTGACATCCTCTTGCCTTCCCATGAACCAGCAAAAAAACCCCCGCGTGTTCGTCTGACCAATGTTCATTTGGACTCTCTGTCAATCAATCCTTCTCTCCGCCATCGCCAGCTCTCCATCATCACTTCTTACCTCCGTGCTACCGGTTGGTGGCTGGCGATTTCAATCCTGTTCttcctgatgatgatatgCTTGTTCGTGCGAATGGCCTCCTGGATGTGTGGAATGAGCTACATCCAAGCGAAGCCGGATTTACTTGGGGGGCTGATGGCGATCAGCCATTCCCGCCCAACCGACTTGATAAAGTGGCAGTGGTTGGTCTGAAGCCATGCGGTATCATATAATAGCACCAAGTGACATTGGCAGGCTGGCACATCAAAATTGAGacgagaggaagaagatcagAAGCACGATCATAGCTCGTTGCTAAAGTGGAGTGATCATTCCGGCCTCGTGTGCTCCTTCACATTATAGTGGGTATTGATTCAATCTTGAATTTCAATACTGACCGAACATCCGGATAATCGGGCAACGTTGATGTATACTTCCTTACGAATAATATTACGAACcctcctttttccttttctttttatggTAGGCCCATAGCAAAGGCTTGATTTATAGTAGGTACCTATTGCCACTTGCTGTCCCTTCCAAGCTTCATCTTATCTTGCAATTCTTCCCGTCAGCAACCCAGCCTCGACTCGATCATTCCCGTGCCTTGGCGACCCTTGTAGGACGAGTCCAGGAGTTGCCACGTCTTGAGATCTTTGAATTCTTGTATCCAATCCCACAGACCATTGGCGGCATCGCCCTTTAAGCCCTTCAAAGGCATCTTCTCCCCGTTCTGGATCAATAAGTTTCGAATGGAATTGATGTCAATGATATCACCATCCCTTTTCAAACCACTACGGCGTGACTTGTTCGCCCAGCTGCTAAGCTTCAACTTTAGCAGACCCGCTGGAATAAGAAAATTTAGTTGCAAGGAGATATACAGCAAGCTCTAGACAGACATGGATGGTCGCATAATGTGGTCATAACATTTACTCCAAGCCAACCCAATGACATGTGAAGCAATTGCTCGGAAGAACTTAGCGCCTATATGGAATACTATGAGCAGTTCTCGGTCCTTTATTTCAGGTATTTTCACAGCGAGTCTTGTGACATATGAGAATGTCTGTTTTGTCAGTTTGAACCATCTAGACATGTCTGTTGAGACTCACCGGCCATTGAAATTAAGTTTCTTTGCGGCTGTATTTACCGAGGACGAAAAGGTATTTTCTGCCTTAGTGACTTGCTTAGGCCCTCTTTTTGTCTTCGGATTCTTTGTCTGCAGCAGCCCACATGCAAATAGCAACCAATATAACAACGATATTTTCGAGCTGATCCAAATTCGGATCACTTTTTTCAATTTGCGAGTTAACCCACTTGGCAGGTGCACGCGGCTTGGGTGACAAGGGAGCCAGGCTTTCCCCATGTGAGAGCCTTAATGACTAGTGCTGCATGCCCAGGAGACAGTCTGTTACGTGGAGAGCTTTCGGTTACCCTTGATGTGATGCACAAACATCTGAAAACGATGTTGCTCCGGTAAGTGTGGAAAACAAATTTTGAGATCGAGGCTGATTGTTGTTTATTTCATTCAGACTCTTTTATTCTCCGTGGTATCCATGAACCATATCCGAGTCATAGAGGCCTTCTACGACGGCGAGGAACTCGTGGTACGCAGAACCCAGAATTATGACATTCAACTCTGGATCTTCTTATCAGTCTATCACAGTGGTGGTTGAAATATCCGAGCCAAGAGAAGGGCACAAGGAGTTTCGTTCTATCAAAAGATATTTTAGCTACTTATGGACGTGTCTGATTCCATTAATGCGTTCGAGGGCCATACTGATACCTACACCCGAGGCCCGGACTCCCGCGTTCCGTAGCGCAGAGAACAATGATTGATgtccctttctttttttttttttttccggCGATTTAGGCGTTTTCAGTCAGGGCAGTAATGGTATTTTAATGAGTGTAATATGTCGTTCTTGGATTTAGATGCCGTGCCAATGGGGTATACTATGTATGCGGAGATTTACGAAGGCTCGAGTTTTGATCATTCAACGGAACAAATAGGAAACTATACATACATGCACACATTTCAGAGGCCAAGTGCTATGCGGACAAACGAGATGGAAGACGTGGGAGGGGTAAAAAGATGAGGACCAGATTTATTTTGTAAAACCTGGGAGAAAACCAACCAAAGATATATCAAAATATATCTCACCTAACCAACGACACGGTCCACAAAAGTCTCCTCGAGCTTAGCAACCTCCCGCTTGAACCCCTCAACCTCCTTCCAGCAGTCCAGAGGCCGCCGGTCGTTCAACCGCAAACAGCTGGCGACATCCGATCTCGCCCGCTCAACATTCTCACCAACCTCAATAAGCTTCTTCCGTCCATCGAGCTTCTCCCGCAGCTGATCGATCTCGGTCTGCACTGCGGTCCGCGTTAGATCACGGTTAATCGGACGGTCCACCGGCGCAGCAACGGGGGTGTACTCCCGACCAGCGAAGGGGATTCGGGGAGCGTCCAGGTCCAGAGAGCCGGGGGTGTGGCTGATGTTTGGTGTGGAGGTAGCGGTAGCGGTAGCGGCGGTGTCTTTGACTTCGGCCAGGCGCTGTTCGATGTCTGCCAGTGTCTTCTGCTCGCGTTCGCGGAGGCGTTCGAGTTCCTTGGCTACGCGCTCTTGAATCTGGAGTTCGAGGGTCTTTGCGCGGGAGGAGTCGGTCTGTAGGAGCGTTCATCGGTTAACCTGAGCTCAAGAGTCTTCATTGTTTTGGAGGGGCTGATGTGGGCATACCTCGGAGCTGGTCTGGAGGGCCTCGACGAGGTTCGAGGAGAATTGAACGGGGGAGTTGCTATTATTCAAATGGTGTTAGCTTGTTGTTTCGTTGATCATCTTCCAGCGCTTGTATCTCCCGAAAGAGATGCGAATAGCCAATCCCAATAACACCAGCTCACTGTCGAATTGCGCAATATACCACCCTCCAGATTGCCTCCCCAAGAGCACACAGCTGCTATACCAAACAGAAAAGAGCAACAAATTCACCATTGGGACAATTCCTACCTCGAGAAAACATGTTTCGAGCCGGCCGAAGCCTCAGGCTTGGAGTTGCCGGCGCCCATTGTGTCTCTGGTGTCGGGGTTGGATATCGCTCGAAACCGTGGGAAAGTCGACGAGGAGCCCAGATATAATCCGACTAGACTGCCTAGAGGAAGAGGGGTCGTGGTTTGTCTAAGGCTTGGATTTCAATCACTGTCGACGTCCGAGTTCTGCCGGCCATGGAATTCGGCGGTCGGTCACGTGTATATTTATGCCTAAGGCATAAATAAGAATCTACATGCCTACAGAGTAAAGCAGGCGAGAAATAACCAGGAGAATTATTGAGATTCAATTCTATGTACATTTGACCGTATGGGATTTATTGAGATCTCAATTGAACTTGGTAAAACTGGTGTTTGCATTGGGAAGTTCACATTGGATGATATCATCAACCGCAAACGTCTTGCAAATTGAGTGAAATCGATGAATTACCCGCGCAATTTAATGCGCATTTATTATCGTTTAAATTGCCGGGTGGATGACAATTAGAGCAATTCATATCCCCGCGGCAGGAACCGGAGAAAACCAGTCGATATCGGGAAGCCGGCGGTTTCTGTTCTCTTCTGCGACTGACCTCATCGACCCCTCTCCCATGATATAACCTGGAATTCATCGCTCCGACAAAGACTTCCTCTGCcgtctcttctttcttccttcctcttcgtgCGATTCAAGACTCTCATTCCATTCTGTCCCGTATACCGCAACCATGTCTTTCATCCTGGACGAGGCCAATCGCATTGCGCACCTGTTCGACTACCCCGCCGAGCAGGTCCATCGAGGGGTCGCTGAATACATCCGTCAGTCGAATGAAGGGCTTACTCAGGAAAACACGACCCTGAGTCAGATCCCTACCTTTGTGACATCGGTGCCAAATGGCACCGAAAAGGTACGTTTTCTTTCTTACGAAGTCTCGATCCTGCTGACCCGGAGATCTTTCATAGGGCCTCTACCTCGCCGTCGACCTCGGTGGCACCAATTTCCGCGTGTGCTCAATTGACCTTCATGGCGATACAACATTCTCCGTCACGCAGTCCAAGATCATGGTTCCCGGCGAACTGATGTCTGCGGAAAACTCCAGGGACCTCTTCGTGTTCTTGGCCCGGCAAATCGAAGCCTTCCTACGCATTCACCACAATGAGCACTTCGAAGCACACCTCCAGCGTTGTCGCGACGGCACTGCTACTCAAGAAATGTTCGATCTCGGTTTCACATTCAGTTTCCCCGTGCGCCAGTCGGGCATCAACAAGGGCACTCTCATCCGATGGACAAAGGGCTACAACATCCCCGATGCTGTGGGTCAGGATGTATGCGCGCTGTTGCAATCGGCGATTGATGAATTACAACTTCCGGTCCGTGTTGCTGCGCTTGTCAATGACACTGTTGGAACTCTGATGGCCCGGTCCTACACTTCGCCTGGGAAAACACGGACATTGATCGGAGCCATTTTCGGCACAGGAACCAACGGGGCCTACTTGGAGAAACTCGACCGGGTCAGTAAGTTGGAGAATAGCGAATATGGTAAATACGACAAATCGACAGGCGAAATGCTTATCAACACTGAATGGGGAAGTTTCGATAACCACTTGAGCGTGTTGCCCAACACCATCTACGACCAGCAGGTGGATGCAGACAGCAACAACCCAGGGATCCAGATGTTTGAGAAGCGTGTTTCGGGCATGTTCTTAGGCGAGGTCCTGCGTCGGGCCTTGGTGGAAATGTACCATAACCCATCAGTCAACTTGTTCAAGCCCAACGAGACATCTAATGTTATTACTCCCGATGACTCGCCTCTCTTCAAGCAGTGGGGTATAGACACCAGTCTTCTGAGCTTGGTAGAGACGGACAAGACTGAGAACCGGGAGCACGTCAAGAAGGCATTGCAAGACCACTTGAAGATCGAAAAGGCCAGCATCACAGAGTGCAAGGCTGTCCAAGTCATTGGACACGCTATTGCTACGCGCGCTGCCCGTTTGGGTGCCGTGCCTCTTGCTGCCATTGCCATCTCCACTGGTAGATTACAGACCGACGAGATGATCGACGTCGGTGTTGACGGAAGTCTCGTCGAGTTCTACCCCAACTTCGAGGGACACATTCGTGAGGCATTGAGGCAGGTTCCTGATGTGGGCCCCGAGGGTGAGAAGAAGATTCGCATTGGCATCTCCAAGGACGGTAGCGGTGTCGGTGCTGCATTGATCGCTTTGGTTGCCGGTCGTGAAGTTGAAGCGATGAAACGTCAATGAATGCTTCGCCGCCACCGGCCTGGCTACCTTACAATGTTTGTTGACGTATTACACTGTTATGCACTCTCGATTGATCATCAACAGAATTGCCACAACCTTCCTTGGAGTCGAATACTCGCGTTGTACTTCAAAAAGCAATGCTCGTCATGATTGACGACCTTCACCCCCGCCGAGTAGGCGCGGGACGAGGTGTATCAGTGTCATGCTACGGAGTTGTACATCTATTCTATGTTGGCATTGCATTATTCGGGATATCCTATGGGCGCGATGGATTGTGATTACTTATTCCTGCTATGGCGTCTATTGTTGCGCTATACTTGAGCATAGAAATACCGGATTAGACCAATGATGAAACTATTGATCTAACAATGTCGACCGGCTTTTACAAGATAGCTTTCATGGCTTAGTTCTCTAGTATTTATTGGGCTAATCAACACGAGTTACCCTGATACTCAAGGATTTATCCACCTTATACAGCTAAAGCACACTTCAATCCCTGGCGCCAACTTTTGGTGGATTTCACCGTCACCCAATAATTCCTCTGCCAATTTCCACAAATTTCCGGCATACTCCTTGTCCTCTGGTTTAGCAAAGTCAAGGGCTCGACCATGGCCGTGTTCGGCATGTCCACATTGCCCGATCGAATGCAGCACAACGTATTTGCCCCCCTTGGTTGATATGACCTGCTCGAAACCCTCGGAACTATTTCCCGTGGACGCAACATCAAGAATCAGTCTGAGTTCGCGTCTACATCTCGTATTGTCTGAGAAAGAGGAATCACTTCGCTAGGTTGACAAGGTATTGATCAGCAGCGATTCATCGTCTTCACCAGTCATCAAAACAGAGATTGGAGCATTCAAAGGCTATTAGCGATATTACAGCCGAAAGTTGATTTAAAACTTTTTTGTATGCAAGGCTTGCATGGAGTTTCATAATTTCCACGACGATGAATTCAAAGCTACATCGACGTCCTGGAAGCTTAAATCGTATCTCAGACATTTGATGTTTGCCGCTACGTATTGGCCTCACAATGATGGAAGAACCCTAAGAGATGTTGGTTGGGGTACAACCGGTGGAGAAATAACATATGGAGTATGGATTATAGGACAGGCACGAGTTGCTGATAGGAGAAACATACGCGCATCGAAACTGAAACGGAGCATACCACAGGGACGCAAGGTACACACTGCATATTTCGATGTGTGCATACATGTATGGCAAGGGTATGCAGCTACCCCAATATCGCGCTGAGGCTGGTCACTCGTTTTCCATACCACAGAATCAACACATAATGCGTGCTCGTGGATAACTTTACCGCGTAGCAATCCATCGCCATGGTACGTACTGACAGTAGATTCCACTTGTAGACCTTTGACAGTTATGATGCAAATGTCCCGATCCGCCTCCCCCTTTCTTCGCTTATTATCCTTTTGTTCAATTCACAGCCACAAACGGTCACGGCAAGAGCAAGGGCATTGTTGCTGTTAGATCTGAACCCCTTCCGTCGGGCATGCGCAATCAATTCCGTGTCAGCATTAGACGAAACCGTCCTGTAAGGTACTGGCTGCTTGCACGAACGGTACTTCCTGCATGTGTTCatttccatttttcttt from Aspergillus chevalieri M1 DNA, chromosome 2, nearly complete sequence includes:
- a CDS encoding uncharacterized protein (COG:G;~EggNog:ENOG410PV9J;~InterPro:IPR020846,IPR011701,IPR036259;~PFAM:PF07690;~TransMembrane:11 (o92-110i122-141o147-168i180-202o208-228i277-297o317-340i361-382o388-412i424-443o455-476i);~go_function: GO:0022857 - transmembrane transporter activity [Evidence IEA];~go_process: GO:0055085 - transmembrane transport [Evidence IEA]), producing the protein MADQKEQSSYEGVASHIESMVDENAPPKISPDDLKDETRVDPDNPQNWSLVAKYTTYLTICAFTFLANVNSSNFTVATKAIIQEFHVTQTQAGELVCFNVFLFGLGNIVWVPLMRVVGKRPVYLLAMIILCMMNVWSSQAASYRELLASRILSGFAAAAADATVPAVVGDMVAPQERGHYLMVFHLAMTGGLFVGPLINAYLVQEQDWRWMCYFLAIAVGVVFVFAVFTIRETSYLQEDGVGTEEKRTQRQWMSLSIGYDRQATFVRTLMDILTNAAYPPLIWCAFTIGISVGWNIVVQLTASQTFTAPPYDWPAGSMGLLSLSGFIGSVLAFYVGGRLIDIISTRLTHHRGGQRIPEYRLPAIAIPGTIGPAGILIFGLCIANRTHWIGAAFGYAMQAFGVAAISNVAVTYSLDCYKPVAGEALVIIFVIRNTIGMLLSLYASDWITRQGAAAVFGEMTAIQVASILLAIPLFFWGRRLHRTTLRYGPMKRFQDGQ
- the glkA gene encoding glucokinase glkA (COG:G;~EggNog:ENOG410PIUH;~InterPro:IPR001312,IPR022673,IPR022672,IPR043129;~PFAM:PF00349,PF03727;~go_function: GO:0004396 - hexokinase activity [Evidence IEA];~go_function: GO:0005524 - ATP binding [Evidence IEA];~go_function: GO:0005536 - glucose binding [Evidence IEA];~go_function: GO:0016773 - phosphotransferase activity, alcohol group as acceptor [Evidence IEA];~go_process: GO:0001678 - cellular glucose homeostasis [Evidence IEA];~go_process: GO:0005975 - carbohydrate metabolic process [Evidence IEA]), which codes for MSFILDEANRIAHLFDYPAEQVHRGVAEYIRQSNEGLTQENTTLSQIPTFVTSVPNGTEKGLYLAVDLGGTNFRVCSIDLHGDTTFSVTQSKIMVPGELMSAENSRDLFVFLARQIEAFLRIHHNEHFEAHLQRCRDGTATQEMFDLGFTFSFPVRQSGINKGTLIRWTKGYNIPDAVGQDVCALLQSAIDELQLPVRVAALVNDTVGTLMARSYTSPGKTRTLIGAIFGTGTNGAYLEKLDRVSKLENSEYGKYDKSTGEMLINTEWGSFDNHLSVLPNTIYDQQVDADSNNPGIQMFEKRVSGMFLGEVLRRALVEMYHNPSVNLFKPNETSNVITPDDSPLFKQWGIDTSLLSLVETDKTENREHVKKALQDHLKIEKASITECKAVQVIGHAIATRAARLGAVPLAAIAISTGRLQTDEMIDVGVDGSLVEFYPNFEGHIREALRQVPDVGPEGEKKIRIGISKDGSGVGAALIALVAGREVEAMKRQ
- the FGAOX3 gene encoding alkene reductase (COG:C;~EggNog:ENOG410PGTG;~InterPro:IPR001155,IPR013785;~PFAM:PF00724;~go_function: GO:0003824 - catalytic activity [Evidence IEA];~go_function: GO:0010181 - FMN binding [Evidence IEA];~go_function: GO:0016491 - oxidoreductase activity [Evidence IEA];~go_process: GO:0055114 - oxidation-reduction process [Evidence IEA]); this translates as MPKAFTPIRVGAMDLAQRIAMAPMTRFRADDAHVPLPIMKDYYQQRAVVSRSLIITEATFISPRAGGYDNIPGIYNDEQIAMWRKVTDAVHAKNSYIVLQLWALGRAADPSVLGRDQLPVVSSSATPMMPEKPAPRALNESEIHEFIQDYAQAAKNAVKAGFDTVEIHGANGYLIDQFTQDTCNTRNDKWGGSVENRSRFTLEVTKAVVDAIGAERTGIRLSPWSSFQGMRMKDVVPQFTHLAKELAKFKLAYVHLVESRISGPGDMPQSADKLDFFLQAYGNASPVIVAGGYTANKIDEALEKTYSDYDVIVGIGRYFTSNPDLIYRIRQGIPLRPYEREHFYTPKDPCGYIDYDFSREWECCEADEGGCQP
- a CDS encoding Mic19 family protein (BUSCO:EOG09264OBO;~COG:S;~EggNog:ENOG410PQWT;~InterPro:IPR012471;~PFAM:PF07956), encoding MGAGNSKPEASAGSKHVFSSNSPVQFSSNLVEALQTSSETDSSRAKTLELQIQERVAKELERLREREQKTLADIEQRLAEVKDTAATATATSTPNISHTPGSLDLDAPRIPFAGREYTPVAAPVDRPINRDLTRTAVQTEIDQLREKLDGRKKLIEVGENVERARSDVASCLRLNDRRPLDCWKEVEGFKREVAKLEETFVDRVVG